Part of the Zingiber officinale cultivar Zhangliang chromosome 6A, Zo_v1.1, whole genome shotgun sequence genome, tagttgctttagcttccacTGCTGCCATGGCTTCTGATCCTAGCCAGCTCCAAGATTTCTGCGTCGCCGATAAGAATTCTGCAGGTGACTATAAATTCTGCTCATTGAATTCTTACTTTTGTCACGTTCACTTACACTTCTTTTCATGCATATTTTGCAGTCTTTGTTAATGGCTTCGCTTGCAAGGACCCAAACACGGTCACCGCCGATAATTTCTTCTTCTCTGGTCTCGATAAGCCTGGCAACACCTCGAATGCAGGTGGATCTAGTGTGACCCCTGTCGCCGTGGATCAGATCCCCGGGTTGAACACATTGGGCATCTCCTTGGCTCGACTCGACTTTGCTCCATATGGCCTCATCCCACCCCACACCCACCCGCGTGCCACTGAACTCTTCACGGTCTTGGAAGGCAGCATCCTTGTCGGTTTCGTCACGTCTAACCCTGGGAACAAGCAATTCACCAAGGTTCTTAACAAGGGCGATGTTTTTGTGTTTCCTCAAGGGCTCATTCACTACCAGTACAACATCGGTGCTACCAGTGCATTTGCCATCTCCGGGCTTAGCAGCCAGAACCCTGGAGTCATCTTGGTTCCAAATGCAGTCTTCGGATCGACGCCGCCCATCTCTGACGAGGTGCTTGCTAAGGCTTTCCAAGTGAGCAAGCAGACTGTTGACATGATACAAGCCAAGTTCTAAATCAGATTAAATTAGCCATAGTTGTTGTCAATGCCTGTGTTTGCATGCATTTGACTATTTGTTTGCTAGGGAAGCATAACTTGTTGTATTGGTTTGAATTTACCTGTTGATTTCATTTGAA contains:
- the LOC121997417 gene encoding putative germin-like protein 2-1 — translated: MDGPIIFLALVALASTAAMASDPSQLQDFCVADKNSAVFVNGFACKDPNTVTADNFFFSGLDKPGNTSNAGGSSVTPVAVDQIPGLNTLGISLARLDFAPYGLIPPHTHPRATELFTVLEGSILVGFVTSNPGNKQFTKVLNKGDVFVFPQGLIHYQYNIGATSAFAISGLSSQNPGVILVPNAVFGSTPPISDEVLAKAFQVSKQTVDMIQAKF